The stretch of DNA TAGCTGGAGTTTTCATGTTCTTCGGAATGTTACAATTTTACTTTGCGGAAAAAATCTTCGGGATCATTGGTGAATCACCAAAAGAAGTACAAGCTTTTCATGATAAAAAAGTAGCCAATCACGAAGAAGAGGAAGAAGAAATTCCTGCCAATGTGATTAGAGATCGATTAATTGTAATTGCAGTTTTAATGTTAGCGAGTATCGTCTTCTTCTTGGCTTTTGAACAAGCTGGGGGTTCGATGTCGATTTTTGCAAAAGATTATACACAGCGAGTGCTAGAAGGTGGTGCAGCTACGACATTTAAATGGATTGATACAATTTTAACCATCGTACCAATCGCAATTGTTACAATTGTATTATTTGCTTTAGCAAAACAGATTTATAAGAAATTCCCTCTTACAATTATTTTTACCGCGATTTCTTTTGTCATTATTTGGGGATTAGGATTATGGAAAATTTTCAGAGAATTTAATTCAGTAGAAACAGAAGTAGCTGCTTCTTGGTTCCAAATCTTAAATTCATTCTTCATTATCGCATTAGCATCATCATTCAGTAAATTCTGGGAAAAAATTTGGAATCCATCAGGACCAGTAAAATTTGCGTTAGGATTAATTTTAGTTGGTTTAGGATTTGCAGCATTAGCCTATGGTGCGATGGAAATTCCACAAGGTGCAAAAACAGCTTCAGTGAGCATGATTTGGTTAATTGTGGCGTACTTCTTTCACACAACAGGAGAATTATGTTTATCTCCAGTTGGGTTATCGTATGTATCGAAATTATCACCAAAGAAATTCATCGGATTATTATTTGGGTTTTGGTTTTGTGCCTCTGCAATTGCCAATTTTATTGGAGGATTTTTAGGATCTTACATCGATCAAATTGTAGAAACACATTCGATGGCTTATTTCTTTATGATTTTTGCAATTATCCCTGCGATTACAGCATTAGTCTTAATTGGATTAAACCCGATTTTAAAACGAATGATGCACGGAATTAATTAACGATCATTCAAAAAAAAAGGATTATATAAAAAAAACCTCTGCTTTGTCAGAGGTTTTTTTTATTTTCGTTGATTGCTAACAAAATCTTAAAAATTTGTTAGCTAATTTTATCAAAATGAGTCAACAATTAACTTTAGAAGAAATTCAGAATTTTAAAGGAAAATATCCAAGACAAATTTGGAGTCTTTTCTTTTCTGAAATGTGGGAGAGATTCTGTTTTTACGGAATGCGAGGAATGTTGGTTTTCTTCATGATCGATCAGCTGAAATTAGCCGAAGGTCAATCCCAATTACAATATGCAGCAATACAAGCTTTTGTTTATGCATTTACTTTCGTTGGTGGATTATTCGCAGATAAAATATTAGGTTTTAGAAAATCTTTATTTTGGGGAGGTTCGCTAATGATTTTAGGAAGTATTTTACTTTCTGCCGATCCTCATTCGTTATTTTTCTTAGGAATTGCATTTACAGTTGTTGGAACTGGTTTCTTTAAACCAAATATTTCGACAATGGTAGGAGAGTTGTACAAGAAAGGAGATGAGCGTACAGATGCAGGTTTTTCATTGTTTTATGCGGGTATTAATATTGGTGCTTTTATCGGTGGATATTTATGTATCGCCATAGGTAAAGGTCATATTTTCAGTGATATAATTGATGTTGCACATCGTTGGAATGTTGCTTTTGGATTAGCAGCTTTTGTCATGTTAATCAGTTTAATCAACTTTCACTTTACCAAAAAAAGTTTAGGTCCGATTGGTTTACAACCAGAAGAAACAAATCAAAACGGAGAGAAAGTAAAAATGCCATTATGGAAAGAATTAGCCGTTTATGGAGGTTCAATCCTTTCTATTCCATTAATTATGGCAATGGTTAAAAACACTGATTATACTGATTATTTCATGTATACAATTGGACCATTAACATTACTTTACTTGTTTTACGAGATGACAAAAGTAACGAATGCTGAACGCAAGAAATTGGTTGCAGCATTGGTGTTTATTTTCTTCTCTATATTGTTCTGGGGAATTTATGAACAGGCAGGAGGTTCATTAACAATATTTGCAGCAAATAATTTAGATTCTAGTTTATTAGGTGTTAATTTAGATCCAAATGGAGTTAATAATTCAGGTGGAGCCTTATTTATAATTTTCTTAGCGCCTGTTTTTGGAGCACTTTGGATTTGGTTATCAAAACGTAAATTAAACCCAAATACAGTAATCAAATTTGGTTTAGGATTTATCTTCTTAGGATTAGGCTACTATGTATTGTTTGCAACACGTTTTTTTGCAGATGCAGCAGGTATTACATCATTAGATTTCTTTACATTAGCTTTATTGGTAATTACTTTTGGAGAACTTTGTTTATCACCCATTGGATTATCAATCATGACGAAATTATCGACTGATAATTTACAAGGTGTAATGATGGGAATGTGGTTCTTAGCATCAGCATATGGGCAATATGTTGCTGGAATTATTGGAGCTAATATGTCTAATTCTGTTGTCGAAGGCGGAAATAATTTAGACAAATTAATGTCTTACACAGATGGATATAAAGAAATTGCACTATACGCAATAATTGCTGGTGTTGTTTTAATTGTAATTTCTCCATTGATTCGTAAATTAATGCAAGAAGTAAAATAGTAAAAACGAAAAATAAATATAAAACAATCAAAATGAGCGCGGTTAAAGAACAAGACTTTTTCGACTCGAAAGTATTAGGGCATCCATCAGGATTATTTGTCCTTTTCTTTACAGAGATGTGGGAGCGTTTCTCTTTTTATGGGATGCGTGTATTATTAATTAACTTTTTAACATCAGCTATTATCAATGGTAGTCCATTTTCTGGTTGGGGATGGGATGCAGAGCAAGCAGGTGCATTATACGGTACGTATGCGATGTTATTATACATCACACCAATCTTCGGTGGAATCTTAGCAGATAAATTTTTAGGATATCGCTGGGCAGTTGTAATTGGTGCAATTATTATGACCATAGGTCACGCTTCGATGGCGTTAGACGCACCTATTTTTATGTACATTGGTTTAGCTTGTTTAGTGATTGGTACCGGTTTCTTTAAACCAAATATGACATCCATTTTATCCGAAATGTATAAACATTATCCAGAGAAAAAGGATGGAGCTTATACGATTTTCTACATGGGAGTTAACGCAGGAGCATTCTTCGGAATGATGTTATGTGGTTACTTAGCAGAAAAAGTTGGATGGCACTGGGGATTCGGATTAGCGGGTATCTTCATGTTATTAGGAACATTACAGTTCTGGTTTGCTAAGCCTATTTTCGGAAAAATTGGGGATCCTCCAACAGCAGAACAAAAAGCTTTAGCAGCTAAATTAGCAGCAGAATCTTCTGATCCAGATGATAAACCAAATCCATTTACTTTAGTAGATAAAATATTAATCGTTGTAATGACCGTGTTAGGTTTAGGATACGCATTTAATGACCCTTTGTCAAAAATTAAAGAGATTAATATTAACTTATTCAACTTTAAAGTTGGTGCATTAGCAGGACAAGATTTTGCTATTTTATTAGCTTTAATCTTGTTTTTAGGAGTAGTAATTTCTCGTTTAACTCGATATACAAAAGTGGTACGTGATCGAATGATTGCGGTAATTATTTTCGCTTTCTTCGTAATTTTCTTCTGGATGTCTTTCGAACAAGGAGCATCTTCATTAGTAATCTTTGCACGTGATAATGTTGACCGTACATTGGAAGGAACTTCTTTAACAATTTTTAATATTGTAAATGCTGCTTTAACAATTATTCCATTGTTAATAATTACTTACGTAGTAGGGAAATTAACACAACAAACTTTTGGTAAAGCACCGTTATCTAACGTCGTACAAATCGTATGTTTCGTTGGGATTTGGGGAATTGCAATCTGGATGTTATACCGTGAGTTTACTGCAGAATCTTCAGAAATTACAGTTTCTTGGTTTTCGATCTTAAACTCATTCTTTATCATTGCTTTTGCATCATCAGTATCTAAAATTTGGGATTCAAAATTAAACCCACCAGCAGCTGTAAAATACGGTTTAGGATTAATCATTATGGCGATTGGTTTCGGTTTATTAGCATTCGGATCTCACGGAATCCAAGAAGGTGTTAAAGTATCAATGATCTGGTTAGTATTAGCATACTTATTCCACACATTAGGAGAGTTATTCTTATCACCAGTTGGTTTATCGTATGTATCTAAATTAGTCCCAGCACGAATGATTGCATTCATGTTTGGTATGTGGTACTTAGCGATTGCTATCGGAAACAAATTAGCAGCAATTATTGGTGGTCAAATCGAAAACATTACAAACCAATATTCATTATCAACATTCTTCTTAATTTTTACAATCGTTCCGATTGTAGCCGGTATAATCGTGATTGGATTAAACCCAGTAATGAAGAAGTTAATGCACGGTGTAAAATAATAAAAACAACCACAATGAGAACTTTTATAACTGTATGTACAATTGTATTATCTTCAATTGCTTCTGGACAAAATATCAATTGGCTAACTTTAGAACAAGCTAATCGCGAAGTGAAAGCCAATCCTAAAAAGCCAATCTTATTTACAATTTATACCGATTGGTGTGGATACTGTAAAAGATTAGACAAAGAAACATTTCTAGATCCAGCTGTGGTGAAGTATGTAAACGATCATTATATCGCTGTAAAATTTAATGCAGAAACAAAAGATATGGTGAACTTCTTAGGAATTAATTACACATATATAAGTGGAGCTCGTGCGAATTATTTAGCGTATTATCTAACGCAAGGTCGATTAAGTTATCCTGCCACTGTGATTTTAGATAGCAAGGGCAATACAGAAAAAATAGTTCTAGGGTATCGTTCAGCTAAAGATTTTAGTTCGGACATTAAAATTTAATACGGTAAAAGCCTTGTTCAGAGGTATTCCATAAAAGAGAATCGGATTGATTTCGAATGATTGAATCCAATTCTGAGACATAACGAGGGTAGTTGCTTCCATCAGCAATTACCCTTTTTATTTGGGATAAATGGACCTCCTTTTTAGGTTGAAAACTCGAATTTCGGATTAAGAGATAATCCATGTTTTTTGGAAATTCACTTAGATTTTCACCGATAAATACATTAAATTTTGATGTGAAAATAGCATTTTTCGACTTATAAAATCCATAGGATTTTAGGGAAGTATCGAAAGTATAATAATTGATATTTTTGATTCGTTGACGGATGGTATAAGGTCGGATAATGTAAGTATCAGCAGTAGAATTTTCGTAATTCTCATCATGAAATACAGTTAAATTCTGACCTTCTCTAACCCCCACAATACTCCCTTTATATTGATGAAAAATGATTATTTCATTGCTATTTCTGATGCGTGTTATATCCAAATAGCGATTCAATTGTATCCCTAGAAAACAGCCTAAAATAACAATTATAAAGTTCTTTCTCCGACCTTCGATCAATGGTCGTAATGCTATTAGAATAATCACGATCAGTAATGCAGTAAATGGTGAAATATAAACTTGTTTTAATACCCACGAATCGTGTGTTGCTAACCATTTGATATAGGAATTACAGCCTTCAATAAACAGATTATAAGCATGAACAAATGGCGAGAATGACACCTTAGCACCTTGCATAAAAAGGGCTATCATTGCTCCAATAATCATAAATAGGGATGCTGGTACAAGAATAATATTTCCGAAAAGGAATAGCCATGAAAATTGATTAAAATATAAAGCACTAAATGGAAGTGTCCCGAATTGAGCACTGATACTGGTGCGGGATAAATCAAAAAGATAAATGGACCATCGTTTCGTTGGTCGATAAATTATGGTATAAATAGGGTGTAACCACACAATAAAAAATACTGCTGAAAAGCTCAATTGAAATCCAACATCAAATAGATAATTGGGTTGATATAATAAAATAATTAAAGCACTTAAAGCTAATGTATGATAGATATTTTTCGGGCGTTTCAATAGTTCAGATGTATAATAGATTGTTAGCATTAATGAAGCTCTAAAAACTGGAGGTCGCATTTCTACATATAAAGCAAATCCCCATATTATTAATAACGCAACAACTATTTGAATTTGTTTTCCATGTTTTATCCATTGGAGAGGTTGTAATAGGAATCGGATAATCATAAAGATCATTACAACATGTAATCCTGAGATGGATAATATATGGATCACACCTGTTGCAATATAACTTTCATTTAGTTCATCTGATAATTCTGTTCGATCACCCAAAAGCATAGAAGATATAATTGATCGTGCTTCGAGATGATACCCAGAATTTTCTAATTGATTCCGAATGTTCTCTTTTGATTGGATTACAATTTTTGCCCAATGTTGATGTTTGGATGTATGATATAGTACACTATCCGCATATAGCTGATGGGTAATTTTCTTTCTTTGAAGATATAGTGAATAATTAAATTGATACGGATTTTTTGAATTTTCTAACGGATAAGAAGATCCGTAGACGATGAGTGTGTCTTTTGGATAAATGGAGTTTTTCTGGAGCGGAATATGTAAAAGTGAAATTTTATCGAATGTTAAATTTTGAACCTTATAGCGTAAATATTTTTTGCTCGATTTCTCATTTTCTAGTACGAGTAAAGTATGAATTTTTGAAGGATAAATTTCTTCAAGTCCTTTATATTCAGAAGGTTTTTGGTTTTGATGTAAGATAATACCTAAACAGATGAATTGCAGACCAAAGGCAATATTGGCAATGTTAACATTTTTGATTAATTGGCTGATAAACAAGCAAAAAAGAAGAAGAAGGAAATAAATTCGTAAATTTGTTGCATCAATGAGATACTCAGAAATGAGAATCCCAATGATCACGCAAATTACTAGGAATGAAAATAATTGATTCTTCATCCTAATAATTTACGAAATGATTTGTAATTATTTGATTTTAAATATTTGTAAATCAGTTATTTTAAGTTTTAATTTATGAAACACATTTTAACGATTTTAGTTCTTTTTGTTTCTCAGTTTATTTTTGCTCAAATGGATGTAAAGATTACTGTGAAAAATTTGAGAAAGGTAGAAGGAAATCTATCCATCGAATTTTATAGAAACGTAGAGAATTATACCAAAGGTCAGAATGCATTTAAGAAATTGTATGTTCCAATTAAAGATCTAGATCAGTTTGAGACAACGTTTAAAAATGTAGAGGAATCATATTACGCTGTAAAAGTGTTTGTAGATACAAACAACAATAAGGTTTTAGACCGAAGTTTTTTAGGTGTAAGAAAGGAACCCTATGGCTATTCCACAAACGCTGATCCTTTTTTAAGGGAACCTACTTTCGAAGAAGCTAAAGTTATGGCGACCAAACAAAATAATAATATTATTATTGAATTGAATAACAACAAAGGCGAAGATTGATCTTCGCCTTTTATTATTTAAAAATTTTATAGGAGATTCCAACATTAAAATCAAACAAAGATGTCGATCGTTGGTTAATATTTTCAAACGTATTCCACATGACTCTATAATTGGGTTGCAGATGAATACCCAGCTCCTTTGTAAGTTCATAATTTAATCGGACTCCCGTTTTGGTACTCAATGAACTTTCGTTAATGTTGGTCGCTGTTCCAATCAATTCATGACGATAACTTGAAGAAGATAAAGAAATTTCGTTTTTAGATAATAAAAACATGCTCGCTCCAAGAAGGGCATCTACAGACCATCTCTTTTGACGTAAAATGGTATAGGATACATCCAAGGGAATTTCTACAAATTCTATTCGATGTTCAATTCGACCACTCTCCTTTTTAACATTGATCTCAGATAATGTGGAAATTTCATTCTGTAATCGGATATTTTTGCTGTATCGGATATTAGAAGAAACTAACGATGTTTCTTGTTGAGAGGATGTCGTCAAAGGCAATATATTGGTTTGTGTGGCTACAACGTCCGTAGTTTGTTGATTCATATTCATTTTAGCAATCCCTGTACTGATGCGTAAGCGATCTGTAACGGCATACGATAATTTAGCGCCAAAATTTACCGCCAATTGGTTTTCGATATGTTCAGGAAGATAGGTATCTGTTAATACCGATCGATGATTTAGAATAAGCGATGGAGAATAATGAGAAGCTAACATCAGTTGTGCGCGAGGTTCTTTAATTGCTTTTATCTTCTCAACTTCGGACTTCTTCTTTAAAATTTCTTCTAGCGACTCTTCTTCACGCTTTTCTTTAGTATTTGGCGGATGGGGAGTATCTGAAATAGTTATATTGGAGTGTTGAGCGATGGCAGGATTTGATTCCAGAGGTGTTTTCATTATCGCCAAATCATCCCAAAGATCATAAAGTGCTTTATTCTTGTTCGTGGAATCAGGTGTATCATACTCATTATGTCGAATGAAACTCGATTTCATTTTGTTTTCCGCTAAACCTTCATCCAATGCAGACCAATCATTTGAATGATTTGAAATATAGTGCTCAGTGTCATCTGCAGTATTTTTCGAACCGATACCCAAGTTTGAATTTTCAGTCGGAGAAATATTTTTATTTGACTTTTGTTGAACCATGGGTACAGTTTTATGCCCGGGAATTAGATTTTTATCCATATCCTGATTATAAAACAAGGCGAAAATACCAAGGCAAGCCGCTGCTCCTGCGATCCAATAATAGAAAGGAATAATTTTTCGATTTCTTTTAGGTTCGATGTGTTGCTCAATTGTTTTCCAAGCTTCCAAAGGAGGGGCTTGTGGAGCAGATAATTTATCTTTAATTTGTTGATCAAACTTATTCATGAATTACCGGTTTTTTCAGAAGATTTAATTTTTCTTTTAAAAGGCTTCTCGCACGGGATAGATTAGACTTGGAGGTATTGACAGAGATGTTTAAAAGCTCTGCGATTTCGAGGTGCTTATATTCTTCAAACACATAAAGATTAAACACTTGCCGATATTGCGGAGGAAGTTCTTGTACAATCTTTAGAAGATCATCATAGTCAAAATCATTCAGTTGATTTTCTTCTTCTTCATGGATAGCTTCGGGAATCTTTCCAGCATCGATTTCATAGGTCAGCTGCCTTTTTCGAAATTTAGATAAGGCTTGATTGACCATTATCCGTTTCATCCAACCTTCGAATGAACCTTCAAATTTGTATTGATCAATTTTATTAAAGATGGTGACAAATCCTTCTTGAAAAATATCTTGTGCATCTTCGTAATTTTCAGCATAACGAAGGCATATGGAAAAAAGAATAGGAGAGTACATAGAATACAATGATTCCTGTGCTTTCCTATCTTTATCCTTGCATAGCAGTACAAGATCTTTTAAGGATTTCTCCAAAACTTATATAAAACTTTATTTTTATATGATTTATTCCGCTGGAACATTGAATGTTTGAGAAATGAAGATATCTTCTCCTAACTCATTTTTACCTGCCCATACACGTACAGTATTTTCACCAGCTTCACGAGGAGTTACTGTAAATGTTTTTGTTTCGATTCTTAAATCATTTGTACATTGTGCATTGTTCTTTTGCGAAGCGAATACACCTACATCCGTACGAAGTGTTGTACTTGAATTTAATTTTCGGAATTCTATAAATTCTTGACAGTTTCCAGTTAAAGTATATTTAACCTCAAATTTTGTTGGTTTATTTACCGGTTGTACCGAATCTAGATTGTACGAAATTTCTGTACCTGGAACATAACCATACGTTAAAAATTCTTGATTGGTGTCGTCGTCTAAACAACTAACGGTTGCTAATCCTACAAAAGCAATAATTAAGAAGTAGCTGAATAATTTTGCGATTTTCATAATGTAATTTTTATTTAAAGTTATTGATTATTAGATGCAAAAAAATCAAACGGTTGCGTAGAATTGAAAATTTTAACAAAAAAAATCCTCTTGAAGTCATTCAAGAGGAAAGAATTATGCTACTAAGTCATTTACAATTAAAGTTGCCGTCCGTTTGGATGCACCTACACCACCTAGTTTATGATATAAGGCATCATAGTCGTTTAACATCTGATCACGTTTCGGAGTGTTTAAAATTAAATGCAATTCATGTTTGATATTTTCATACGTTAAATCATATTGAATCAATTCTTTGACCACTTCACGATCCATAATAAGATTGACTAATGAAATAAACTGAATGTTTTTTACCACACGTTTACCAATTTCATACGATAAAGCATTTCCTTTATAACAAACGACTTCCGGTATTTTTAATAAAGCTGTTTCTAGAGTAGCTGTTCCAGATGTTACTAAAGCCGCATGAGAAATACGTAATAAATCGTAAGTTTGGTTCTCAACAATTTTTAAATTTTCTCCTGCAATAGCTTTATAATTTGCAATGGGTTGAGAAGGAGCTCCTGCAACTACAAATTGATAATCTGGGAAATCTTTTTCTACCGATAGCATTAAAGGTAATTTTACTTTAATTTCTTGGGTACGGCTTCCAGGTAATACCGCAATGATTGGTCGATCATCTAAACCATATTTTTGTCTGATCTCATTCACGTTAACTTTTGGTAAATTGTCCAAAGAATCTAATAATGGATTTCCAACAAAGTCCACTTTATAATCATAACGCTGATAAAATTCTTCTTCGAAAGGAAGAATCACAAACATTTTATCCACTAATTTTTTAATTTTATGCACACGCCCAGTTTTCCATGCCCAGATTTGCGGTGAAATATAATAGTAGATTTTGATGCCTAGAGATTTAATAAAAGGGGCTACTTGTAAATTAAATCCAGGATAATCCACCATAATAACACAATCGGGTTGATAGGCTGCGATATCTTTTTTGCAGAATGAAAGATTGGTCATAATCGTTCGAAGATTCATAATCACTTCCGCAAATCCCATAAATGCTAAATCACGATAGTGTTTAACAATGGTTGCGCCTTGTGCTTGCATTAAATCTCCACCCCAACAACGAAATTCGGCATTCGGATCTTTGATTTTGATTTCTTTCATTAAGTTCGATGCGTGTAAGTCGCCCGAAGCTTCTCCTGCAATGATATAATACTTCAATGGATATTGATTTTTCGTATCACAAAGATACTACTTTCTATCATCAAGAGGTTCGAGGTGTTGATTAATATTTGTAATTTTACCTGACTAAAAAGTAAGATGCAATGGCAGACGAAATTATTAATAAAGTTGCGAATAGTAGCTTGATCACTATAGATTTAGAAGATTTTTATCCGGATGGACCACGTATTATTTTCGATTTAAAAGATTGGTTGTATGAAGAAATCATTTTAAAAGAAAAAGATTTCAGACAAAACTTAAAAGAGCATGATTGGACACAATATGAAGGGAAGTATGTCGCGATGACATGTACTGCAGATGCAATTGTACCTTCATGGGCCTATCTATTGGTCGCTACTTATCTACAACCTGTAGCAAAAAGAGTAGTGCACGGAACATTAGCAGAATTGGATCAGATGTTATATACTGAAATTATTAAAGATTTACCAATTGAAGAGTATCAAGATAGAAAAATCATTGTAAAAGGATGTTCTAAAAAACCTGTTCCAGATTCCGCTTATATCCAATTAATTGAAAAATTACAGCCTATAGCCAATTCCTTAATGTTTGGTGAAGCCTGTAGTACAGTTCCTTTGTATAAAATGAAAAAAGCATAAAAAAAAGCACTTCGAAAGAAGTGCTTTTTTTATGACATATGATTTTAGAATCCTCCCATTCTACTTCCTCGGTTTCCACCTCTTGGACGATCAAATTCATTTGAAGAAGCAGTTGATTTCCCACCAAATTGGTTTAAGTTAAACGTTAGTGAGAACATAATAAATCGTGTAAGGATTGTATTGCGTTGATCACTGATGAACTCGTCTGAAATTGTTCTTGTATAACTGTTGTTTTGGTTTAAGATATCATATATTTTAAATCCAGCTTCGATCTTGTTATCAAAGAAAGAATACATCATTTGCATGTTCCATAAGAAGAAATCTCTACGGAATCCAGCAGCCATTCTTGAA from Faecalibacter sp. LW9 encodes:
- a CDS encoding peptide MFS transporter; translation: MSQDKSLVSHLHGLGMDDKMVNGHPAGLFVLFFTEMWERFSYYGMRALLTLFLISTIADGGWGWTNSEAMKLYGTYTGLVYLTPLLGGIIADKITGYKKAILIGALIMTLGHLSMAFEGIAPWFFYLGLGLMILGNGMFKPNISSMVGNLYPDTSSKKDAGYTIFYMGINAGAFLGMLLCGYIGEKVGWHYGFGLAGVFMFFGMLQFYFAEKIFGIIGESPKEVQAFHDKKVANHEEEEEEIPANVIRDRLIVIAVLMLASIVFFLAFEQAGGSMSIFAKDYTQRVLEGGAATTFKWIDTILTIVPIAIVTIVLFALAKQIYKKFPLTIIFTAISFVIIWGLGLWKIFREFNSVETEVAASWFQILNSFFIIALASSFSKFWEKIWNPSGPVKFALGLILVGLGFAALAYGAMEIPQGAKTASVSMIWLIVAYFFHTTGELCLSPVGLSYVSKLSPKKFIGLLFGFWFCASAIANFIGGFLGSYIDQIVETHSMAYFFMIFAIIPAITALVLIGLNPILKRMMHGIN
- a CDS encoding peptide MFS transporter; the encoded protein is MSQQLTLEEIQNFKGKYPRQIWSLFFSEMWERFCFYGMRGMLVFFMIDQLKLAEGQSQLQYAAIQAFVYAFTFVGGLFADKILGFRKSLFWGGSLMILGSILLSADPHSLFFLGIAFTVVGTGFFKPNISTMVGELYKKGDERTDAGFSLFYAGINIGAFIGGYLCIAIGKGHIFSDIIDVAHRWNVAFGLAAFVMLISLINFHFTKKSLGPIGLQPEETNQNGEKVKMPLWKELAVYGGSILSIPLIMAMVKNTDYTDYFMYTIGPLTLLYLFYEMTKVTNAERKKLVAALVFIFFSILFWGIYEQAGGSLTIFAANNLDSSLLGVNLDPNGVNNSGGALFIIFLAPVFGALWIWLSKRKLNPNTVIKFGLGFIFLGLGYYVLFATRFFADAAGITSLDFFTLALLVITFGELCLSPIGLSIMTKLSTDNLQGVMMGMWFLASAYGQYVAGIIGANMSNSVVEGGNNLDKLMSYTDGYKEIALYAIIAGVVLIVISPLIRKLMQEVK
- a CDS encoding peptide MFS transporter — its product is MSAVKEQDFFDSKVLGHPSGLFVLFFTEMWERFSFYGMRVLLINFLTSAIINGSPFSGWGWDAEQAGALYGTYAMLLYITPIFGGILADKFLGYRWAVVIGAIIMTIGHASMALDAPIFMYIGLACLVIGTGFFKPNMTSILSEMYKHYPEKKDGAYTIFYMGVNAGAFFGMMLCGYLAEKVGWHWGFGLAGIFMLLGTLQFWFAKPIFGKIGDPPTAEQKALAAKLAAESSDPDDKPNPFTLVDKILIVVMTVLGLGYAFNDPLSKIKEININLFNFKVGALAGQDFAILLALILFLGVVISRLTRYTKVVRDRMIAVIIFAFFVIFFWMSFEQGASSLVIFARDNVDRTLEGTSLTIFNIVNAALTIIPLLIITYVVGKLTQQTFGKAPLSNVVQIVCFVGIWGIAIWMLYREFTAESSEITVSWFSILNSFFIIAFASSVSKIWDSKLNPPAAVKYGLGLIIMAIGFGLLAFGSHGIQEGVKVSMIWLVLAYLFHTLGELFLSPVGLSYVSKLVPARMIAFMFGMWYLAIAIGNKLAAIIGGQIENITNQYSLSTFFLIFTIVPIVAGIIVIGLNPVMKKLMHGVK
- a CDS encoding thioredoxin family protein, translated to MRTFITVCTIVLSSIASGQNINWLTLEQANREVKANPKKPILFTIYTDWCGYCKRLDKETFLDPAVVKYVNDHYIAVKFNAETKDMVNFLGINYTYISGARANYLAYYLTQGRLSYPATVILDSKGNTEKIVLGYRSAKDFSSDIKI
- a CDS encoding ComEC/Rec2 family competence protein, giving the protein MKNQLFSFLVICVIIGILISEYLIDATNLRIYFLLLLFCLFISQLIKNVNIANIAFGLQFICLGIILHQNQKPSEYKGLEEIYPSKIHTLLVLENEKSSKKYLRYKVQNLTFDKISLLHIPLQKNSIYPKDTLIVYGSSYPLENSKNPYQFNYSLYLQRKKITHQLYADSVLYHTSKHQHWAKIVIQSKENIRNQLENSGYHLEARSIISSMLLGDRTELSDELNESYIATGVIHILSISGLHVVMIFMIIRFLLQPLQWIKHGKQIQIVVALLIIWGFALYVEMRPPVFRASLMLTIYYTSELLKRPKNIYHTLALSALIILLYQPNYLFDVGFQLSFSAVFFIVWLHPIYTIIYRPTKRWSIYLFDLSRTSISAQFGTLPFSALYFNQFSWLFLFGNIILVPASLFMIIGAMIALFMQGAKVSFSPFVHAYNLFIEGCNSYIKWLATHDSWVLKQVYISPFTALLIVIILIALRPLIEGRRKNFIIVILGCFLGIQLNRYLDITRIRNSNEIIIFHQYKGSIVGVREGQNLTVFHDENYENSTADTYIIRPYTIRQRIKNINYYTFDTSLKSYGFYKSKNAIFTSKFNVFIGENLSEFPKNMDYLLIRNSSFQPKKEVHLSQIKRVIADGSNYPRYVSELDSIIRNQSDSLLWNTSEQGFYRIKF
- a CDS encoding DUF2141 domain-containing protein is translated as MKHILTILVLFVSQFIFAQMDVKITVKNLRKVEGNLSIEFYRNVENYTKGQNAFKKLYVPIKDLDQFETTFKNVEESYYAVKVFVDTNNNKVLDRSFLGVRKEPYGYSTNADPFLREPTFEEAKVMATKQNNNIIIELNNNKGED
- a CDS encoding RNA polymerase sigma factor, which translates into the protein MYSPILFSICLRYAENYEDAQDIFQEGFVTIFNKIDQYKFEGSFEGWMKRIMVNQALSKFRKRQLTYEIDAGKIPEAIHEEEENQLNDFDYDDLLKIVQELPPQYRQVFNLYVFEEYKHLEIAELLNISVNTSKSNLSRARSLLKEKLNLLKKPVIHE
- the lpxB gene encoding lipid-A-disaccharide synthase — its product is MKYYIIAGEASGDLHASNLMKEIKIKDPNAEFRCWGGDLMQAQGATIVKHYRDLAFMGFAEVIMNLRTIMTNLSFCKKDIAAYQPDCVIMVDYPGFNLQVAPFIKSLGIKIYYYISPQIWAWKTGRVHKIKKLVDKMFVILPFEEEFYQRYDYKVDFVGNPLLDSLDNLPKVNVNEIRQKYGLDDRPIIAVLPGSRTQEIKVKLPLMLSVEKDFPDYQFVVAGAPSQPIANYKAIAGENLKIVENQTYDLLRISHAALVTSGTATLETALLKIPEVVCYKGNALSYEIGKRVVKNIQFISLVNLIMDREVVKELIQYDLTYENIKHELHLILNTPKRDQMLNDYDALYHKLGGVGASKRTATLIVNDLVA
- a CDS encoding DUF2480 family protein, translated to MADEIINKVANSSLITIDLEDFYPDGPRIIFDLKDWLYEEIILKEKDFRQNLKEHDWTQYEGKYVAMTCTADAIVPSWAYLLVATYLQPVAKRVVHGTLAELDQMLYTEIIKDLPIEEYQDRKIIVKGCSKKPVPDSAYIQLIEKLQPIANSLMFGEACSTVPLYKMKKA